A DNA window from Thiobacillus denitrificans ATCC 25259 contains the following coding sequences:
- a CDS encoding LuxR C-terminal-related transcriptional regulator, which yields MNIILIDDHPLLRMGVAGYIQQEPDLELTAQFANAAELRAWMAAGNRADAALLDRSLPDADGLDLVSDLRDLGIKVIMLTIADSDEEISEAIASGVDGYVVKSSEPDQVLAAIRSVCDGQSSFPLNIMQKMARGELNNSALSALTAREMEIVDHVKEGLSNKAIAYKMTLSENTVRNHLRNIMEKLGLRNRVQVATLALKEDRKRH from the coding sequence TTGAACATCATTCTTATCGACGATCATCCCTTGCTGCGCATGGGCGTCGCCGGCTACATCCAGCAGGAGCCCGACCTCGAACTGACCGCACAATTCGCCAACGCCGCCGAACTGCGCGCCTGGATGGCGGCGGGCAACCGCGCCGACGCCGCGCTGCTCGACCGCTCGCTGCCCGACGCCGACGGCCTCGATCTCGTGTCGGACCTGCGCGATCTCGGCATCAAGGTCATCATGCTGACGATCGCCGACTCGGACGAGGAGATCTCCGAAGCGATCGCCTCGGGCGTCGACGGCTACGTGGTCAAGTCGAGCGAACCCGACCAGGTGCTCGCCGCGATCCGCAGCGTCTGCGACGGGCAGAGCAGCTTCCCGCTCAACATCATGCAGAAGATGGCGCGCGGCGAACTCAACAACAGCGCCCTGTCGGCGCTGACCGCGCGCGAAATGGAGATCGTCGACCACGTCAAGGAAGGCCTTTCCAACAAGGCGATCGCGTACAAGATGACGCTGTCGGAAAACACCGTGCGCAACCATCTGCGCAACATCATGGAAAAGCTCGGGCTGCGCAACCGCGTACAGGTCGCGACGCTGGCGCTGAAGGAAGACCGCAAGCGGCATTGA
- a CDS encoding SPOR domain-containing protein: protein MAKPASRSAKRGGSSIFTGVLIGLIVGAVLAVAVAVWVTGSIPFKNDGEAVRRTPAPAAPATPEPAPSFDFYKVLPGGAPDELPSAEPAAVRPIYYLQAGAFQNPADADNLKAQLALLGVEAVIQTSDVADKGVFHRVRVGPFDAPADAERTRALLAENDISATLVKELPTQQETP from the coding sequence ATGGCAAAACCTGCGAGCCGTTCCGCAAAGCGCGGCGGCAGTTCGATCTTCACCGGCGTGCTGATCGGCTTGATCGTCGGCGCCGTGCTCGCCGTCGCCGTGGCGGTCTGGGTCACGGGCAGCATCCCGTTCAAGAACGACGGCGAGGCCGTGCGACGCACGCCGGCGCCGGCGGCGCCTGCCACCCCGGAGCCCGCGCCGAGCTTCGACTTCTACAAGGTCTTGCCGGGCGGCGCGCCGGACGAGTTGCCGTCCGCCGAGCCCGCCGCCGTGCGGCCGATCTACTATCTGCAAGCCGGCGCCTTCCAGAATCCTGCGGACGCCGACAACCTGAAGGCCCAGCTCGCACTACTCGGCGTCGAAGCCGTGATCCAGACCAGCGACGTCGCCGACAAGGGCGTGTTCCACCGCGTCCGCGTCGGTCCGTTCGACGCGCCGGCAGACGCCGAGCGGACGCGCGCCCTGCTCGCGGAGAACGATATTTCCGCGACGCTGGTCAAAGAACTTCCCACTCAACAGGAGACGCCTTGA
- a CDS encoding SDR family oxidoreductase — MPAAPLKVFITGASSGLGAALARHYGARGAQLGLVGRRIEGLHATAAGLDARVYCADVRDAAALQKAAAAFLEAVGAPDVVIAAAGISVGTLTETAADAPVFRAVMDANVLGLVHTFQPFIASMQKGGVLCGISSVAGVRGLPGGGAYSASKAAATVYLEALRLELKARGIAVVTVAPGYIDTPMTRVNPYAMPFRMSAETAGARVARCIARRRAYAVIPWQMAWVAAALKWLPNPLYDLLFEKAPRKPRGLPT, encoded by the coding sequence TTGCCCGCCGCGCCGCTCAAGGTTTTCATCACCGGCGCGAGCTCCGGTCTCGGCGCGGCGCTCGCCCGCCATTACGGCGCACGCGGTGCGCAACTCGGCCTCGTCGGCCGCCGCATCGAGGGCTTGCACGCCACGGCTGCGGGCCTCGACGCCCGCGTCTACTGCGCCGACGTCCGCGACGCCGCCGCGCTGCAGAAGGCTGCCGCCGCGTTTCTCGAGGCGGTCGGCGCCCCGGACGTCGTCATCGCCGCGGCCGGCATCAGCGTCGGAACCCTGACCGAGACCGCCGCCGACGCTCCGGTGTTTCGCGCCGTCATGGACGCCAACGTGCTCGGCCTCGTGCACACCTTCCAGCCCTTCATCGCATCGATGCAAAAAGGCGGCGTGCTGTGTGGCATTTCGAGCGTCGCCGGCGTGCGCGGGCTCCCCGGGGGCGGCGCGTATTCGGCTTCGAAGGCCGCGGCGACGGTCTATCTCGAGGCGCTGCGCCTCGAACTGAAGGCACGCGGCATCGCCGTCGTCACGGTCGCGCCGGGCTATATCGACACGCCGATGACACGCGTGAACCCCTACGCGATGCCGTTCAGGATGAGCGCCGAAACCGCGGGCGCACGCGTCGCCCGATGCATCGCCCGGCGCCGCGCCTATGCGGTCATTCCGTGGCAGATGGCGTGGGTCGCTGCGGCGCTCAAATGGCTGCCGAACCCGCTCTATGATTTATTATTCGAGAAAGCCCCCCGCAAGCCGCGTGGCTTGCCGACGTGA
- a CDS encoding TlpA disulfide reductase family protein encodes MLSVNLGPLALPIGMAVLLAAGLAAAGAGHLAGRRCKVGIVDTLSEMLLAGVVVARIVFVILWFDTYRDAPWSMLDIRDGGFTIWAGSLAALAVALWRGVRQPALRRPLAVGLATGAVVWAALSGALRLTEKPQLPAVALTTLAGAPTDLATLAGGKPLVVNLWASWCPPCRREMPVLAAAQQRETGVSFVFVNQGEDAATVRRYLDAGRLGLANMLLDPGGELARAAGSGALPTTLFYDARGRLVGTHLGELSAASLSSKLKQLSETR; translated from the coding sequence ATGCTTTCCGTGAACCTCGGCCCCCTTGCGCTGCCCATCGGCATGGCGGTGCTGTTGGCAGCGGGTCTCGCTGCCGCGGGCGCAGGCCACCTCGCCGGGCGGCGCTGTAAGGTCGGCATTGTCGACACCCTGAGCGAGATGCTGCTTGCCGGCGTCGTCGTCGCGCGCATCGTCTTCGTCATTCTCTGGTTCGACACCTACCGCGACGCCCCCTGGTCGATGCTCGACATCCGCGACGGCGGATTCACGATCTGGGCCGGAAGCCTGGCGGCGCTCGCGGTCGCGCTCTGGCGCGGGGTGCGCCAACCGGCGCTGCGCCGACCGCTCGCCGTCGGGCTCGCGACCGGGGCGGTGGTCTGGGCCGCGCTTTCCGGCGCGCTGCGCCTGACGGAAAAGCCGCAACTGCCAGCCGTCGCCTTGACGACGCTCGCTGGCGCGCCGACCGATCTCGCGACACTGGCCGGCGGCAAACCGCTGGTCGTCAACCTGTGGGCGAGCTGGTGCCCGCCCTGCCGGCGCGAAATGCCGGTGCTGGCGGCCGCGCAGCAACGCGAAACCGGCGTTAGCTTCGTCTTCGTCAACCAGGGCGAGGACGCGGCGACGGTCCGGCGCTACCTCGACGCGGGTCGGCTCGGTCTTGCCAACATGCTGCTCGATCCCGGCGGGGAACTGGCCCGCGCGGCGGGCTCTGGCGCCCTGCCGACCACGCTGTTCTACGACGCCCGCGGACGACTGGTCGGCACCCACCTGGGCGAGCTGTCGGCGGCTTCGCTGTCCAGCAAGCTAAAACAACTGAGCGAGACGCGATGA
- a CDS encoding thiol:disulfide interchange protein DsbA/DsbL, with protein sequence MFARALTLFVAAVFSVSSLAASGDAFEGHDYARVKNPQAVATGKKVEVLEFFWYRCPHCFQLEPSLAKWIKALPKDAQIRRVPAVFREDWMPGAKLYYTLEQMGLLERLHAKVFDAYHLQNLDLNDPAVLGKWIAKQGVDRKKFESTYKSFSTQSKATQGARLAMTYGITGVPAFIVDGKYMTSVGMTGSEARLFEVLDELIAKARAERAGKKAAP encoded by the coding sequence ATGTTTGCCCGCGCACTGACGCTGTTTGTCGCCGCCGTTTTCTCCGTGTCGAGCCTTGCCGCGTCGGGGGACGCGTTCGAAGGCCACGACTACGCGCGGGTGAAGAATCCGCAAGCGGTCGCGACCGGCAAGAAGGTCGAAGTCCTCGAGTTCTTCTGGTACCGCTGTCCGCACTGTTTCCAGCTCGAGCCGAGTCTCGCCAAATGGATCAAGGCCCTGCCGAAGGACGCCCAGATCCGCCGCGTTCCCGCGGTGTTCCGCGAGGACTGGATGCCGGGCGCCAAGCTCTACTACACGCTCGAGCAGATGGGCCTGCTCGAGCGCCTGCACGCCAAGGTCTTCGACGCCTACCACCTGCAGAACCTCGATCTCAACGACCCCGCCGTGCTCGGCAAGTGGATCGCCAAACAGGGCGTCGACCGCAAGAAGTTCGAGAGCACCTACAAATCCTTCTCGACCCAGTCGAAGGCGACCCAGGGCGCGCGCCTCGCGATGACCTACGGCATCACCGGCGTGCCGGCCTTCATCGTCGACGGCAAATACATGACGTCGGTCGGCATGACCGGCAGCGAGGCGCGGCTGTTCGAAGTACTCGACGAACTGATCGCCAAGGCACGGGCCGAGCGGGCCGGTAAGAAAGCCGCGCCCTAA
- a CDS encoding TlpA family protein disulfide reductase: MSKRTRTVLALLAWVLAAQGALIGLRALQDPTLSEVQVRMLDGEPTDLAALAAGKPLVVNLWASWCPPCRREMPVLAAAQQQATWASFVFANQGESAATVRTYLAAGQLDLANVTLDPDTRLGYMAGSTALPLTLFYDAQGRLLDTHMGGLTTAALAAKLKQLRATQESSTPEQTIHE, encoded by the coding sequence TTGTCGAAACGCACGCGGACCGTTCTCGCGTTGCTCGCGTGGGTGCTGGCGGCGCAGGGCGCGTTGATCGGCCTGCGGGCGTTACAGGACCCGACTTTGTCGGAGGTGCAGGTCCGTATGCTAGACGGCGAGCCGACCGACCTCGCCGCGCTCGCTGCGGGCAAGCCGCTGGTCGTCAATCTGTGGGCGAGCTGGTGCCCGCCGTGCCGGCGCGAGATGCCGGTGCTCGCCGCGGCGCAGCAACAGGCGACCTGGGCGAGCTTCGTCTTCGCCAACCAGGGCGAGAGCGCGGCGACGGTGCGGACTTACCTCGCAGCGGGCCAACTTGACCTCGCGAACGTCACGCTCGACCCCGACACGCGGCTCGGCTACATGGCGGGCTCGACGGCCTTGCCGCTCACGCTCTTCTACGACGCGCAGGGCCGCCTGCTCGACACCCACATGGGCGGACTCACGACCGCCGCGCTGGCGGCCAAATTGAAGCAATTGCGCGCCACCCAAGAATCCTCAACCCCGGAGCAAACCATCCATGAGTAA
- the argS gene encoding arginine--tRNA ligase has product MSSTHPLKDQLALLIEAALEALAPDAPVSLEIERPKNPTHGDFSSNAAMQLARPLKRNPRELAQLIVTELPASTLVAKADIAGAGFINFHLTPAAWHGIVRQVRTAGAQFGRAQRETPQRVLIEFVSANPTGPLHVGHGRQAALGDALCNLYAAQGWDVYREFYYNDAGVQIATLAASVQARARGLQPGDATWPEAAYNGDYIADIARDFLAGKTVKSDDREFTASGDVDDLDSIRQFAVAYLRHEQDLDLRAFAVHFDNYYLESSLYTDGRVDATVQRLVAAGKTYEQDGALWLRTTEYGDDKDRVMKKSDGTYTYFVPDVAYHIAKWERGFARAINIQGTDHHGTIARVRAGLQAASVGIPEGYPDYLLHTMVRVMRGGEEVKISKRAGSYVTLRDLIEWTSKDAVRFFLLSRKADTEYVFDIDLALARNNDNPVYYVQYAHARICRVFEEWSGDVATLADADLAPLEAAHELALMQRLAEYPETVASAARDLAPHLLVHYLQMLAGDFHAWYNAEKFLVADEATKRARLALADATRIVIVNGLALLGVDAPEKM; this is encoded by the coding sequence ATGTCCAGCACGCATCCCCTCAAAGACCAACTCGCCCTCCTGATCGAAGCCGCGCTCGAAGCGCTGGCGCCGGACGCGCCGGTCAGTCTCGAGATCGAGCGGCCGAAAAATCCGACGCACGGCGACTTCTCGAGCAACGCGGCGATGCAGCTGGCGCGGCCGCTGAAAAGAAACCCGCGCGAACTCGCGCAGTTGATCGTCACCGAACTGCCGGCGTCGACGCTCGTCGCCAAGGCCGACATCGCCGGCGCCGGTTTCATCAACTTCCACCTCACGCCGGCCGCCTGGCACGGCATCGTGCGGCAGGTCCGCACCGCCGGCGCGCAATTCGGGCGCGCGCAACGCGAGACCCCGCAGCGCGTGCTGATCGAGTTCGTGTCGGCCAACCCGACCGGCCCGCTGCACGTCGGCCACGGCCGCCAGGCGGCGCTTGGCGACGCGCTGTGCAACCTCTACGCCGCGCAGGGCTGGGACGTGTACCGCGAGTTCTACTACAACGACGCAGGGGTGCAGATCGCCACGCTCGCGGCGAGCGTGCAGGCCCGCGCGAGGGGCCTGCAGCCCGGTGACGCGACGTGGCCCGAAGCGGCGTACAACGGCGACTACATCGCAGACATCGCGCGCGACTTCCTCGCCGGCAAGACTGTGAAATCCGACGATCGCGAATTCACGGCGTCGGGCGACGTCGACGACCTCGATTCGATCCGCCAGTTCGCGGTCGCCTATCTGCGCCACGAGCAGGATCTCGACCTGCGCGCCTTCGCGGTTCACTTCGACAACTACTATCTCGAATCGAGCCTCTATACCGACGGACGCGTCGACGCCACGGTGCAGCGCCTCGTCGCCGCCGGCAAGACCTACGAGCAGGACGGCGCGCTGTGGCTGCGCACGACCGAGTACGGCGACGACAAGGACCGCGTGATGAAGAAGTCCGACGGCACCTACACCTACTTCGTGCCCGACGTCGCCTACCACATCGCCAAGTGGGAGCGCGGCTTCGCGCGCGCGATCAACATCCAGGGCACCGACCACCACGGCACGATCGCGCGCGTGCGTGCCGGCCTGCAGGCCGCGAGCGTCGGCATTCCCGAGGGCTATCCCGACTACCTGCTGCACACGATGGTGCGCGTCATGCGCGGCGGCGAAGAGGTCAAGATTTCCAAGCGCGCGGGCAGCTATGTCACGCTGCGCGATCTCATCGAGTGGACGAGCAAGGACGCGGTGCGCTTCTTCCTGCTCTCGCGCAAGGCCGACACCGAATACGTTTTCGACATCGACCTCGCGCTCGCGCGCAATAACGACAACCCGGTGTACTACGTGCAGTACGCGCATGCACGCATCTGCCGGGTCTTCGAGGAGTGGAGCGGCGACGTGGCGACGCTCGCCGACGCCGACCTCGCGCCGCTCGAAGCTGCGCACGAGCTCGCGCTGATGCAGCGCCTCGCCGAGTATCCCGAAACGGTGGCGAGCGCGGCACGCGACCTCGCGCCACATCTGCTGGTGCACTACCTGCAGATGCTCGCCGGCGACTTCCACGCCTGGTACAACGCCGAGAAATTCCTCGTCGCCGACGAAGCGACCAAGCGGGCGCGGCTCGCGCTCGCCGACGCAACGCGCATCGTGATCGTCAACGGCCTCGCCTTGCTCGGCGTGGACGCACCGGAGAAAATGTAA
- the dsbG gene encoding thiol:disulfide interchange protein DsbG — translation MSKPPYVLAILLALPAQALAAEAKNWPAPIMALQTEGVEVVGTFKAPGGLTGYAGRVGQQPLAIYLTSDGKYAIVGTMIDGKGNNLSEKPVADLVNKPMTEQVWQQLGQSTWVGDGKPTAPRVVYAFTDPNCPYCNKFWNDARPWVKSGKVQLRHVMVAILGPTSPGKAAAILAAKDPEAALTRHEQAHATGGVKPLGRIPQKTAAQLEANQKLMQQLGSSATPTIFYKDASGKVRKIQGAPSTDLLTEVLGPR, via the coding sequence ATGAGTAAACCCCCCTACGTTCTCGCCATCCTGCTGGCATTGCCTGCCCAGGCACTGGCCGCCGAGGCGAAAAACTGGCCCGCGCCGATCATGGCCCTCCAAACCGAGGGCGTCGAGGTGGTCGGAACGTTCAAGGCGCCCGGCGGACTGACCGGCTATGCCGGCCGGGTCGGTCAGCAGCCGCTGGCGATCTACCTCACGAGTGATGGCAAATACGCGATCGTCGGGACGATGATCGACGGCAAAGGCAACAACCTGAGCGAGAAACCGGTCGCGGACCTGGTCAACAAGCCGATGACCGAGCAGGTCTGGCAACAGCTCGGCCAAAGTACCTGGGTCGGCGACGGCAAGCCCACCGCGCCGCGCGTCGTCTATGCCTTCACCGATCCGAACTGCCCCTACTGCAACAAGTTCTGGAATGACGCGCGGCCCTGGGTGAAGTCCGGAAAAGTGCAGCTGCGTCACGTCATGGTCGCCATCCTCGGCCCGACCAGTCCGGGCAAGGCGGCCGCCATCCTCGCGGCCAAGGATCCCGAGGCGGCCCTGACCCGGCACGAACAGGCGCATGCCACCGGTGGCGTCAAACCGCTGGGCCGGATCCCGCAGAAAACCGCGGCCCAGCTCGAAGCCAACCAGAAACTGATGCAACAACTGGGTTCGTCGGCTACCCCGACCATCTTCTACAAGGACGCCAGCGGCAAGGTGCGGAAGATACAGGGCGCGCCGTCGACCGATCTGCTGACGGAGGTTCTCGGTCCGCGATGA
- a CDS encoding primosomal protein N', with the protein MTPIVQVGLDTPLDRLFDYSAGEAAADLAPGRLVEVPFGRTRQVGVVLGSLAETAVDGIKLRTILRVLDDRPALAPEVLRLARFCADYYHYPLGAVLLATLPPRLKNATPYLADTPWLVVTALGRAEGPAPRARAQHALLEALREAPQARAYLRAIKQGRHAAALVAAGWAEWTRLPPEAEPPPEGPRPAPATAEQQAALDVLLPTLGEFAVHLVHGVTGSGKTELYLRVIDAVLAAGRQALVLIPEIALTPQLEGHFRARFPGRRFATLHSGLAEAARTENWLAAADCDVLLGTRLAVFAPLPRLGLIVVDEEHDTSFKQQDGLRYSARDVAIARGKQAGVPVLLGSATPSLESYAQARSGRYRLLELRQRAIAAARLPEIELVDLRHVPQENGLTAPALAALHATLARGEQSLVFLNRRGYAPALYCPSCAWVSPCPHCSARLVLHRGAQRLKCHHCGFETRIPSACPDCGEPDLKPLGQGTQRVEETLATHLPGARIRRIDRDTMRPRAWAELGTAVHGGEVDVLVGTQMLAKGHDFPNVTLALILDTDGALYSPDFRATERLFAQLMQVAGRAGRAEKPGRVLIQTAFPDHPLFRHLQRHDYAAYARELLAERKQLELPPYTRQILVRAEATTMDAALAFLRRAAALAPDAPGVSVFAATPAPMARVAKLERAQLLIQSPSRAALQAFVRDWRPRLETIRPRPARWSLDVDPLVF; encoded by the coding sequence ATGACTCCGATCGTCCAGGTTGGACTCGACACGCCGCTTGACCGTCTGTTCGATTACAGCGCGGGCGAAGCCGCGGCGGACCTCGCCCCCGGCCGCCTCGTCGAAGTACCCTTCGGCCGCACCCGGCAGGTCGGCGTGGTGCTCGGCAGCCTTGCTGAGACGGCCGTCGACGGGATCAAGCTGAGGACAATCCTTCGCGTCCTCGACGACCGCCCCGCGCTCGCGCCGGAAGTGCTGCGCTTGGCACGGTTCTGCGCCGACTACTACCACTATCCGCTGGGGGCGGTCCTGCTCGCGACCCTTCCCCCCCGCCTGAAGAACGCGACCCCCTACCTCGCCGACACGCCGTGGCTCGTCGTCACCGCGCTTGGCCGCGCCGAGGGACCCGCGCCGAGGGCCCGCGCGCAGCATGCCCTGCTCGAAGCCTTGCGCGAGGCGCCGCAGGCGCGTGCATACCTGCGCGCCATCAAGCAGGGACGCCACGCGGCCGCGCTCGTCGCCGCGGGCTGGGCCGAATGGACCCGCCTGCCGCCCGAGGCCGAACCCCCGCCGGAAGGCCCTCGCCCGGCACCGGCAACGGCCGAGCAGCAGGCCGCGCTCGATGTGTTGCTGCCGACGCTCGGCGAATTCGCCGTGCATCTCGTGCACGGCGTGACCGGCAGCGGCAAGACCGAACTCTATCTGCGCGTCATCGACGCCGTGCTCGCCGCCGGTCGGCAGGCGCTGGTACTGATTCCGGAAATCGCGCTGACGCCCCAGCTCGAAGGACACTTCCGCGCCCGCTTTCCGGGCCGGCGCTTCGCGACCCTGCACAGCGGGCTTGCCGAGGCCGCGCGCACCGAAAACTGGCTCGCCGCAGCCGACTGCGACGTCCTGCTCGGCACCCGCCTCGCCGTATTCGCGCCGCTGCCGCGGCTGGGCCTGATCGTCGTCGACGAAGAACACGACACCTCATTCAAGCAGCAGGACGGCTTGCGCTATTCGGCGCGCGACGTCGCGATCGCCCGCGGCAAGCAGGCCGGCGTTCCGGTGCTGCTCGGGTCGGCCACGCCATCGCTCGAAAGCTACGCGCAGGCCCGCAGCGGCCGCTACCGGCTGCTCGAACTCAGGCAGCGCGCGATCGCCGCCGCGCGCCTGCCCGAGATCGAGCTCGTCGACCTGCGTCACGTTCCGCAGGAAAACGGCCTGACCGCGCCGGCCCTCGCGGCCCTGCACGCGACGCTCGCACGCGGCGAGCAGAGCCTGGTCTTCCTCAATCGCCGCGGCTATGCGCCCGCGCTGTACTGTCCGAGCTGCGCCTGGGTCTCGCCCTGCCCGCACTGCTCGGCACGGCTGGTCCTGCACCGCGGCGCGCAGCGGCTGAAATGCCATCACTGCGGCTTCGAGACACGGATCCCGAGCGCATGCCCGGACTGCGGCGAGCCCGACCTGAAGCCGCTCGGGCAGGGCACTCAGCGCGTCGAGGAAACGCTCGCGACGCACCTGCCGGGTGCGCGCATCCGCCGCATCGACCGCGACACGATGCGCCCGCGCGCCTGGGCCGAGCTCGGCACGGCCGTGCACGGCGGCGAAGTCGACGTGCTCGTCGGCACGCAGATGCTGGCCAAGGGCCACGACTTCCCGAACGTGACGCTGGCGCTGATACTCGACACCGACGGCGCGCTCTACAGCCCCGACTTTCGGGCGACGGAACGGCTTTTCGCCCAACTCATGCAGGTCGCCGGGCGCGCGGGCCGCGCGGAAAAACCCGGCCGCGTGCTGATCCAGACGGCGTTTCCCGACCACCCGCTGTTCCGTCACCTGCAGCGACACGACTACGCGGCCTACGCACGCGAACTGCTCGCCGAACGCAAACAGCTCGAACTGCCCCCGTACACGCGGCAGATCCTCGTGCGCGCCGAAGCGACCACGATGGACGCCGCGCTCGCCTTCCTGCGGCGCGCGGCGGCGCTCGCCCCCGATGCGCCCGGGGTCAGCGTGTTCGCTGCGACGCCCGCGCCGATGGCCCGCGTTGCCAAGCTCGAACGCGCGCAACTTCTGATCCAGTCGCCCTCACGCGCGGCGCTGCAGGCCTTCGTGCGGGACTGGCGGCCGCGTCTCGAAACGATCCGGCCGCGCCCCGCGCGCTGGTCGCTCGACGTCGACCCGCTCGTGTTTTGA
- a CDS encoding Tim44 domain-containing protein, protein MKTFLVSLFAVFLTFALGAHDAEAKRLGGGKSFGMQRTAPTKQEAAPQRQQPAGSPPQAAPQKRSWMGPIAGLAAGLGLAALASHLGFGEEMANFLMLALLAMAAFMLFRFFMRRNAPQPAMQYAGVPPGHNPRLHDATPAGATAGPATGFPPGFDAAGFAREAKLNFIRLQAAFDAGNLDDLRAFTSPEIFAELSMQMAERGDVQQTTDVMMLDAEVLEASDEDNRHVVSVRFTGQVRENEGAAPVALDEVWHLTKPIHGGGGWVIAGIQQG, encoded by the coding sequence GTGAAAACCTTTCTCGTCAGCTTGTTCGCGGTATTTCTGACCTTCGCTCTCGGCGCCCACGACGCCGAGGCCAAACGCCTCGGTGGCGGCAAATCCTTCGGCATGCAGCGCACGGCGCCGACCAAGCAGGAAGCCGCACCGCAACGCCAGCAGCCCGCCGGCAGCCCGCCCCAGGCCGCGCCGCAGAAGCGTAGCTGGATGGGGCCGATCGCCGGTCTCGCCGCAGGCCTCGGCCTCGCTGCGCTCGCTTCGCATCTCGGCTTCGGCGAGGAAATGGCCAACTTCCTGATGCTGGCGCTGCTGGCGATGGCGGCTTTCATGCTGTTCCGTTTCTTCATGCGTCGCAACGCGCCGCAACCCGCGATGCAGTACGCGGGGGTCCCGCCCGGCCACAACCCGCGCCTCCACGACGCGACCCCGGCTGGCGCGACCGCCGGCCCCGCGACCGGCTTCCCGCCGGGTTTCGACGCGGCGGGTTTCGCGCGCGAAGCGAAGCTCAATTTCATCCGCCTGCAGGCGGCCTTCGACGCGGGCAACCTCGACGACCTGCGCGCCTTCACCTCGCCCGAGATCTTCGCCGAGCTGTCGATGCAGATGGCCGAGCGCGGCGACGTCCAACAGACCACCGACGTGATGATGCTGGACGCCGAAGTGCTCGAGGCCAGCGACGAGGACAACCGCCACGTCGTCAGCGTGCGCTTCACCGGTCAGGTGCGCGAGAATGAAGGCGCTGCGCCGGTCGCGCTCGACGAGGTCTGGCACCTCACCAAGCCCATTCACGGCGGTGGCGGCTGGGTGATCGCCGGCATACAGCAGGGGTGA
- the hemE gene encoding uroporphyrinogen decarboxylase: protein MSALKNDTFLRALLRQPTEYTPLWLMRQAGRYLPEYNATRARAGDFLTLCKTPDLATEVTLQPLARYPLDAAILFSDILTVPDAMGLGLYFSQGEGPRFERPLRDEWEIRDLSAPDPTDHLGYVMDAVRSIRRALDGAVPLIGFSGSPYTLACYMIEGGSSDDYRHIKTMLYRRPDLLHRVLEVNTRAVTDYLNAQIEAGAQAVMIFDSWGGSLTPHGYREFSLDYMERIVSGLIKEREGRRIPSIIFTKGGGNWLEAMAGAGADAVGLDWTLDIGEARRRVGDRVALQGNLDPCALHGTPESIRAEAERIVDAYGNHPGHVFNLGHGISQFTDPANVAVLVDAVHSRSRAIRAGA from the coding sequence ATGTCCGCCCTCAAGAACGATACCTTCCTGCGCGCGCTGCTGCGCCAGCCGACCGAGTACACGCCGCTGTGGCTGATGCGCCAGGCGGGGCGCTATCTGCCCGAGTACAACGCGACGCGCGCGCGGGCCGGCGATTTCCTGACGCTCTGCAAAACGCCCGACCTCGCGACCGAGGTCACCCTGCAGCCGCTCGCGCGCTACCCGCTCGACGCCGCGATCCTGTTCTCCGACATTCTGACGGTCCCCGACGCGATGGGCCTGGGCCTGTACTTCTCGCAAGGCGAGGGGCCGCGCTTCGAGCGCCCGCTGCGCGACGAATGGGAAATCCGCGATCTCTCGGCGCCCGATCCGACCGACCACCTGGGCTACGTGATGGACGCCGTGCGCTCGATCCGCCGCGCCCTCGATGGCGCCGTGCCGCTGATCGGCTTTTCCGGCAGCCCCTACACGCTCGCCTGCTACATGATCGAAGGCGGCAGTTCGGACGACTACCGCCACATCAAGACCATGCTCTACCGCCGCCCCGACCTCTTACATCGCGTCCTCGAGGTCAACACACGTGCGGTCACCGATTACCTCAACGCCCAGATCGAAGCCGGCGCCCAGGCCGTGATGATCTTCGACTCCTGGGGCGGCAGCCTCACGCCGCACGGCTACCGCGAGTTCTCGCTCGACTACATGGAACGCATCGTCAGTGGGCTGATCAAGGAGCGCGAAGGCCGCCGCATTCCGAGCATCATCTTCACCAAGGGCGGGGGCAACTGGCTCGAAGCGATGGCGGGCGCCGGTGCCGACGCGGTCGGGCTCGACTGGACGCTCGACATCGGCGAGGCGCGCCGCCGCGTCGGCGACCGCGTCGCGCTGCAGGGCAACCTCGACCCCTGCGCGCTCCACGGCACGCCCGAGAGCATCCGCGCCGAGGCCGAACGCATCGTCGACGCCTACGGCAACCATCCGGGGCACGTGTTCAATCTCGGGCACGGCATTTCGCAGTTCACCGATCCCGCCAACGTCGCAGTACTGGTCGACGCCGTCCACAGCCGCAGCCGCGCAATCCGCGCCGGCGCGTGA